In Longimicrobium sp., the sequence GCACCTGCACTTCCCGGGAGTGCACGACGGCTTGCGGCACCAGCATCGTCGCGGTGTCGACGGTCATCCGCACGTCGACGATCCCCATCTGCTGGCCCCCCACGGTGACCGGCGCCGCCGTCAGCACCATCGGCTGCCTCAGCGAGTCGGACGGGATGCTGGAAACCGTCGCCGTGTAGGTGACGGTGTCTACGCCGAACCGGCCCGCGGCCGGGGCTTGGGCGCTCCGCGCGGCGGTGCACGCCGCCAGCGCGTACATCCCGGCAACGGCGAGCGTGGGCGCCAGGCGGCGCAGCAGGGACGGAGAGGGTGCGGGCGACGGCTGGTCCATGGGGCGGTCCTCGCGGGGTGCCAGGGATGGATCGGGGGGAGCGGGACGGCGGCTCCTGCAAGAATCTCCTGAGCCGCCATCGCGCGCGCAGAAGATCCCCTCATCCTAATCTCCGGAATTTGCCATAACAAGAGTATTCGCGGGCTCTACAGGTGTTTTCGCCCCACGTTCACGCCGTCCGCGGCAAAGCGCCTCGCGCCGATATACGCAAAAACAGCGGGGGGCGAGCCCGGGCTCCCCTGCCTCCGTCAGCGCGGGCGGCGTCCGGCCACGATCGGCTGATAGAAGGGCTCGTCCAGCCGCTGGACGTCTTCGAACCCGGCGCGCCGCATCGACTCCATCAGCGTGGGGATGCCGACCGCGTAGTACCGCGTTCTCATCACCTGCACCGACGGCGGCTGCTCGCGCGTGTCGTGGACGACGTACATGGCCAGGTCGTAGTGCTGGCCGTCGGATTCCCAGACCTGGAAGAGGATGCGGAGGCCTTCGCCGCCGGCGTGCACCACGGGTGGCCGCGACTGCACGCCGGCGCGGTCGATGGTGTCGTAGTCGCGCACGGAAACCAGGCAGGTTCCGCCGGGCGCGGTGCAGCGCCACATCTGCCCGAAGGCGGCCTCGATCTCGGCGTCGGACAGCAGATGAGGGATGGCGTTGTCGCAGGCGATCACCACGTCGAACTCGCGGGCGTGCACGTCTGCCAGGGCGCGCAGGTCCGCGACGCGGAAGGGGATGCTCAGGCCGCGCCCCTCCGCCTCCCTACGCGCCCGCGCCACCGCGCCCGCCGAAAGGTCGGATCCCGTCACGCGGTATCCCAAAGCCGCCAGCCCCAGGCTCTGGGTTCCCACCCCGCAGGCGGCGTCCAGCACCGTGCTTCCCGGGGCCACGCCGCGGGCGCCGAGCACGGCGTGGAGCGCCGCCGCCTGGCGGGCGATGCTCGCCTCCCAGTCGGCGTAGTTCAGGTGGTACGCCGGTGCCAGCGCGTCGTAGAAGTCCGCGGCGGACACGGGACTACGCGTCGGGAAAGCGGCCAGCGAAGCGCCCGATCCACTCCGCGGCGGCGTCCTGCGGGGTGAGCTCGCGCCCCTCGTTCTCCAGTACCTCGCCGCGGTACTGCTCGATGGCGCACACCTGCTCCACCATCCGCGAACGGAAGGCGTCGTTCGCGTCCAGGAACTCCACTCCCACGCAGTATCCGTCACCCTCGGGCTTGATCCACACCACCCGGGCGCGCGCCTCGAACGGGGGATCCACCGTGGGGATGCGAACCTGGATGATGGCGCCGAGCGCGTGGTGCTCGTCGGAAACGAACGAGAGCCCGCCCGTGCTGACGTTCACGCTCTGCAGCGTGGAGGCGGGGCTCCCCGGCACGCAGGTCACCTCCAGTGGAACGCCCGCGGTGTGGCGGATGAAGGTTCGGCGGGGGTTGTAGCGTTCGGCGGGCGCGGCCACATCATCGGCCATCTTCGGTACTCCTCGTGACGGAAAGAAGGACGCGGCGACGATGGCAACCTGCGGGCCGCTTGGCGCGGGGGCCGCTGCGAGATACAATCCGGGGATGCCGAACCGTACCCTGAACGCAGAGCAGTACCTGGCCGTGCGCTCGTCCGCCATCCACGGCCGCGGCGTGTACGCGCGCCGGGAGATTCCCGCCGGCACGCGCATCATCGAGTACCGCGGCGAGCGCATTTCGGTGGACGAGGCCGAGGCGCGGTACCCGGACGACTTTTCGGGCCCGCACCACACCTTTCTGTTCGCACTGGAGGACGGGACCATCATCGACGCCGCGCACCGGGGCAACCGGGCGCGGTGGATCAACCACTCCTGCCGCCCGAACTGCGAGACGGTGATCGAGGATGGGCGGATCTGGGTGGAAAGCATCCGCGACATCGCCGCGGGCGAGGAGCTGTCGTACGACTACAACATCATCCTCGATGCGCGCCACACCCCCGCCATGAAGAAGCACTTTCCCTGCGTCTGCGGCGTGCCCGGCTGCCGCGGCACGCTGCTGGGCAAAAAGCGCTGACGGGGGCGGCGCGGACGGTCAGCCGTCCGCGCGCAGCCGCTCCATCACGTCGATCACGGTGCGCAGCGTGTCGGGCGGGAACTGGCGGAAGCGGTCGCGAAGGGCCTGGTCCAGTCTCCCGTCCACCGAGGCCAGCACGTCCAGCCCCCGCGGGGTGATGGAAACGCGCAGGGTGCCGTCGACGAGCGCCCGGGTGCGCAGGTTGTGGAGGATGGCCGGGAGCCGGTCGGCGTCCTGGATCATCCTCGCGCGGATTTCGGACGAGGGATGCCCCTGCTCGCCCGCGCCGCGGAGGATGCGGAGGACGTTGTACTCGTCGCCTCGCAGCCCGGCGGGGGACAGCACGTCGTTGGTCCACTTTTCCAGGAAGTCGCCCGTGCGGCGGATGTTCAGGGCGGCTTCCACTTCCAGCGACGCCAGCGGCTTGCTGTTGCGGAGCTCGTCGGCGATGCGTCCGGACATCGGGCTCGGTTCTCGGGTGCGGGGCAGCGAACGGGTGATGGTAACGCCGCGCCGGTGACCCGTCCACGGGTCGCTGGCGTGAACGGCACTCATCGCGGTACAATCAGGGCAAACATCCATTTAGCGAGGCGAGTGATCGTGCGAAGCAGACTCTGGTTGGCTTTCCTGGCCGCGGCGGCGGTGCTCTCGGCGTCGTGCGCGCCCAAGGCCGCCACCGCCGCGGCGCGGCCCACGCCGCGCGCCGACGGCGAGGCCCCCGCGGCGGCGCCGGCGGGCGGCTCCACCGGCGGCGCATCGTCCGGGGGCGTCTCCGCGGCCCGCGGGCCGCGTCCGTACGCGCAGGTGGTGCCCCCGCGGGCGGTGACGGACAGCGGCGCCATCACCGTGCACAAGGTTGACGAGCGGTGGCTGCTGGAGGTGCCGGACTCGCTCTTCCGCCGCGACTTCCTGCTCGTGGGCCGCATCGCCGCGGTGCCGGCCAACTTCGGCGCCTTCCTCCCGGCGGGCGTGAGCGTTCAGGAGCGGCTGGTGCGGTGGGAGCGGCAGGGCGACCGCGTGATCCTTCGTTCGATCGGCGCCGAGGCCGTGGCGGACGACACGCTTCCCATCGCCCAGGCCGTGGCCAGCAACTACCTGGGCGCCATCCTGGCCGCCTTTCCCGTGGCGGCGTACGGGCGCGACAGCGCGGCGGTGGTGGACGTCACCGAGTTCTTCGGCGGCGACACGCCGGCGCTCAGCGGGCTCACGACGGCGCAGCGCGAGCAGTACAAGGTGCGCCGGCTGGACCCCGCGCGCAGCTTCGTGAACGCCGTGCGCAGCTACCCGCTGAACGTGGAGGTGCGCCACACGCAGACCTTCGAGGCCACGGCACCGCCCTCGGACCGCAGCGGCGGCGCCCTGACGCTGGAGATGCGGCAGTCGCTGGTGCTGCTTCCGCGCGAGCCAATGCGCCCGCGCTTCGCCGACCCGCGCGCCGGCTTCTTCGGGGTGGAGCGCATCAACTACGGGCTCGACGAGCAGAAGGCGGCCACGG encodes:
- a CDS encoding PilZ domain-containing protein — translated: MADDVAAPAERYNPRRTFIRHTAGVPLEVTCVPGSPASTLQSVNVSTGGLSFVSDEHHALGAIIQVRIPTVDPPFEARARVVWIKPEGDGYCVGVEFLDANDAFRSRMVEQVCAIEQYRGEVLENEGRELTPQDAAAEWIGRFAGRFPDA
- a CDS encoding class I SAM-dependent methyltransferase — protein: MSAADFYDALAPAYHLNYADWEASIARQAAALHAVLGARGVAPGSTVLDAACGVGTQSLGLAALGYRVTGSDLSAGAVARARREAEGRGLSIPFRVADLRALADVHAREFDVVIACDNAIPHLLSDAEIEAAFGQMWRCTAPGGTCLVSVRDYDTIDRAGVQSRPPVVHAGGEGLRILFQVWESDGQHYDLAMYVVHDTREQPPSVQVMRTRYYAVGIPTLMESMRRAGFEDVQRLDEPFYQPIVAGRRPR
- a CDS encoding SET domain-containing protein → MPNRTLNAEQYLAVRSSAIHGRGVYARREIPAGTRIIEYRGERISVDEAEARYPDDFSGPHHTFLFALEDGTIIDAAHRGNRARWINHSCRPNCETVIEDGRIWVESIRDIAAGEELSYDYNIILDARHTPAMKKHFPCVCGVPGCRGTLLGKKR